The genomic stretch TTTCTTTCACATGTGAATAATTTTCTTTGGAGCGGTAGAGCGTTACAACTATCTATGATGACGTATCTAACAACGCATTTTCCGGTCACTTTGCATCTctgagactatttttttaataattttaacgTTTGAATTAATAGCTCGGCAACTTTATGTATCGGCGGTATTTGTATTATCCTACTTTAATGTAGTATTTTTAACTTCTTTTGCCTCTATAAAAACGGTGAATGCATTGTCAAAACATGCATTTTAGATCTAAGGCAGACTGCAGCAAGGAAGAGCAGTTTCTGGTCAGCTCATACATTAGCAGCAACACAGTTGTTCATTGTAATCTAAAGTACTAGCTTGGGTGGTTTGTAGATGAATATGTGATTATACTAGACACTATACTAGCTTATTTAGGAATGGTTTATATTTAGCTGGATCAGGTGATACACCTGGAATATTTGTTTCTCTGTTAGTTTTATTCATCTATTAActtcattgattttttttttatcattttaggacAACAGGCAAGTCAAGTGGTGGGATTGACTGTCTGCCTGGTGTGTGTGAATAGAGGGTGGTCGGAGATGAGGTATCTTGTGTTCAAGAAATTGCTTTTGTGGTGATTTTGTTTCTTGAAAATCTAGTACTTAAATAAATGCAATATCACCAGATTGTGCAGAGTCTCAAATTAATGGACTATTTCCCAAGCAGCAGTTGCAAAAAGACATTAAAGCGGTGGTTTTTCATTGATAAGAGGGTCGGATAGAAGGATTTTAGTCATACATTCCAATTTTAGTGTTTGATCATCAATAAACAAGTTGTCTAAAAAAGTCACCTGGTACCGATGGATTTGAAGTCGACAAAAGGTTCTCCGGTTCTTGCGGATCGTGCACCAATAAACAAGTCTCGACTGGGGATCCATTCTAGTCTCCTGCCTTGCTCACAATCTGGGCAGTCTTTCTCCACTGCTGTCCCATCAATTCCCAGAAAAAAGCCAGGAAAGCTCGATGATGTCTGTTCCAATGGCTGGCTTGATGCTATGAAATCATCTTCCCCTCCTCGCAAGAAGGTTCTCAAGGACTTCAACTTTGCTGATTTGGTTCCCGATGATGGAGAAACTGCGTACGAGTCCTGGAAGGTAAATGCCGTCCTTTTTCAGATGACAATTTTAGCATGGCACATGACAATTTTAACAATGtcctttctttccttttttaatatttacatttcttaatgTCCTTATTTTTGTCTTGACATCGCAGATCAGGTACCCATCAGCACTCAACTCCTTCCGGACAATAAGTACTCGTGCAAGGAATAGGAAGATAGTCGTGTTTCTAGATTATGACGGGACACTTTCCCCCATTGTCGACGACCCTGATCGTGCTTTTATTTCTGATGATGTGAGAAGTTATTTGGCATTTGATTGCTGTATTATCATACCAAGTTTCTGTCCTATCGTATAACAAATTTAACATGATTTTCAGATGCGATCTGCAGTAAGGAGTGTAGCAGAGCATTTTCCAACAGCCATCATCAGCGGACGAAGCCGTGACATGGTAGATATACAAACTTATTATAAATCTTTAACAGTTAAAATCTTATGAGCTCACAAATAGAATTGTTACTATCGTTTGATTAAGCATAACTCTAATTAAATGCGATTCTTCCATTTAAAGGTCTTCAGACTGGTAGGACTAACCGAACTCTACTATGCTGGTAGTCATGGAATGGACATCATATTCCCGGGCAGGGACATTGTGTCGAGAAACAATGTAAATTGTGTTAAGTCAACTGACGAGGAGGTAATTGTTTGTTTTAGCATGAATGGCATCATCGTCTCTCGCGTCTAATATCACCTTTTTGCCTTACTAATCATTCCATTATGTGCAGGGCAAGGAGATTAATCTATTCCAGCCTGCTAGGGAATTTTTACCTATGATTGATGAGGTGTGCAACTCTCTACACTTTTCAACAAAGCTATATGGAGAAACATCTTTTAAGAATCGTTGCTGATCTTGTTTGCTGACTTTTCGTTGCAGGTTTTTGCAAAACTTGTTGAGACTTGTAAAGACATAAAAGGCGCAAAAGTGGAGAACCACAAATTTTGTGCCTCTGTACATTATCGCAATGTGGATCAGGAGGTGAGCGTAGATGTTTTGCTATCACACTTTAGATTATATCGTACTACAAAATTTTCGACTTACTTAGTGATATTTGAGTTTTTCTTCATTCTGAACTCCAGAATTGGCATATAATTGCACAATATGTTCACGACATTCTAAAAGACTATCCGAGATTGCGACTAACTCATGGACGAAAGGTAACACATTCGGGATTATACATACACAAGCATCAATTTGGAGATCAAAGTTCTTATGCCGTTTTACTTCTCTACAGGTTTTAGAGATTCGTCCTGTCATTAACTGGGATAAGGGAAAGGCAGTTGAATTCCTTCTCGAATCTCTAGGTCAGTTACATTCAAAATAATAGAGACACAAATATATTTGAAAGGGAGAACTCGTGCACTGGACTTATAAAGCAACTGTATTGAACGTTAAGCGGTAGTACATGATTTTGCATATTGATCAACAGAACATGGCATTGCAGGGTTTAGCAACTGTGATGATGTGCTCCCCATTTACATCGGAGATGACAGAACTGATGAAGATGCATTCAAGGTAGCAAAGAACACACGAACGTGCACACACGTTAAAACTCTTTTTGATTTGGTCATCTGGTTGGGATTGTATCCTGATTTGGAAACAAACTTGCTTCTTCTGTAGGTTCTGAAGAAAAGGAATTGTGGCTACGGAATCCTTGTATCTGCTGTCACGAAAGAGAGCAATGCTTTCTTTTCTCTCAAGGACACTTCCGAGGTATGACATCATATTACTATACTCTTCATCGTTACCATTCTTGGATCGAGTTGTTTGAGACCTTGGAAAATCTCGTTCAGGTTCAAGATTTCCTCGAGTCCCTGGTGAAAATGGCACAAGGTGATGCAACGAAAAATGGAGCGAGCAGGAAATCATCTGAATACGATACGAAAAAAAACTAGGCCTTACATAATTCTACAGCAAAATGGAAGGCTGTGAAAATGTTGAGCATTTGGTTTTTGCTGATACAAATCCGTTTTCTTTGCATGTAATCATCTATTGCATTATATAATTTTCTCTTAAAGTATTGTAAAGCTttaatcctattctatttattatttttctggGACGAACAAGGTGGCTTTTCCTACCAACTTTAGATAGCAATGCTGCCATTACAATTTGATTATATGTATCTGTAATTGATAGTATTTGATAATTGTAAAAAAAGTTAACTGCAATATATCGTTCGATAATAGAACGGAAAATGGATTATTGGCACCTTAGTTTGGATGATATCCATATTTCATTTGATAATCTGTTTTTCCATGTATGTTAGGTGAATAATTTGAGATATACTTCAttcatcccacaagaatatgcacttcttttttttaaattgtctggCAAAATTGCAttactttctaatttttgaaagtttttttatctttaaaaGAGATATTTAAACA from Salvia splendens isolate huo1 chromosome 4, SspV2, whole genome shotgun sequence encodes the following:
- the LOC121799862 gene encoding probable trehalose-phosphate phosphatase F; amino-acid sequence: MDLKSTKGSPVLADRAPINKSRLGIHSSLLPCSQSGQSFSTAVPSIPRKKPGKLDDVCSNGWLDAMKSSSPPRKKVLKDFNFADLVPDDGETAYESWKIRYPSALNSFRTISTRARNRKIVVFLDYDGTLSPIVDDPDRAFISDDMRSAVRSVAEHFPTAIISGRSRDMVFRLVGLTELYYAGSHGMDIIFPGRDIVSRNNVNCVKSTDEEGKEINLFQPAREFLPMIDEVFAKLVETCKDIKGAKVENHKFCASVHYRNVDQENWHIIAQYVHDILKDYPRLRLTHGRKVLEIRPVINWDKGKAVEFLLESLGFSNCDDVLPIYIGDDRTDEDAFKVLKKRNCGYGILVSAVTKESNAFFSLKDTSEVQDFLESLVKMAQGDATKNGASRKSSEYDTKKN